The sequence TCTTGAGTCCATTCTCAAAATGTACCATGCTTAACTATGTCTATTATACTGCTAAAACTGTCAAGTcgcatttgggaaaaaaaaaaggtaagatttAACTAAATATGATCAAATTACTGACTGAAGAAGTAGGACATCTGCTAGAAGAGCAGTACTGTAATAGTCAGTATCAAAAACATATGCAgacaaactgaaaaactgaacagaagACTAGTACGTAAGCTAATGTAGCACTAGGAAAGGTCTCACTTTGGTGATATGCAGAGATTACTGTACTTCCCTTATGAAACAGTAATGCCTAGATAGCTCCCATaacaattgccaattaaaagAATTACAGCATTCATGTTTACACACAATTATTTAATTACAGCAAGAAACTGAGACAAATATTTAATCAGTGTGATTTCTTTTCAGTAGTTATGTTTACTTTAGAAGATATAGGAAAGGCTTCATGAAAACAGAAGGAGGAACCTGTATAAACATATCCTTATTGCCTCCATTAAGGTTCCAGGCTGAAGCCAACCTGAAGACATCTCAAAATTGCTCTCAACTGCAACCATTTCTTAATAAGAAAAACACATCTCCCCAAGAGTGACACTCATAGCAAAGTTTAAAACTAGTGTGTGCTAGTGAAAtcttgcattaaaataattctcttcACAAAACTTATAAAGTTGAACATCAAATAAAACCACTGTTTCAAAGCATATTTTCTGGTCTACAAGCCTTGCATTGAGCTTGCTCAAATGAAAAGTCAACGAGCAAAGTTTACAAACTTCGCAGAGTTACAACAGTTTTAATGGTAATGACTAAGTTAATACAAATATTCATTGGTTGCATAATGTTATTGCTATAACTTAAGCCTAAGTCATTGGTTTCAGTGAAAGGCCTTTATCCACATGGTACAGGCTATTTATCTGGCTCAGCTCCAGCTTCTGAGAtcaaaagatacttttttttttaaagttttgtttctaaccttttttttaagctttatttcCAACCTCATTTTGTTTCTAACCTAATTTTAAGCAAACTTCTAGGTCCAATGATACAAGACTTGGAAGctttctttcagttcttttaaGGAAGGTGGCAACTGTTCTGAGGAGTATGCTACTACTTCACtagcaaaatacatttcttaaagaaaacaaagaaaaatccccGAAAGCACCATAACAAGCTACCTTCACTTCTTCCATTTAGCAAAAGGGAACCTGAGGTACAAGAAGCTTATCCAGGATCTAATCTCTTTGTACTATCTTGTTTGTCACAGTGTCTCCTCCACTGAATTATCATTAAGATTTCAAAGTGCAATTTAAATACATagctactgaaaaatatttcaccaGTAGGTATATATAAGCAAAGTAACTTACCACAGGGCTAATACCAATCATAGCAGTGGTAAATGAAGTCCACTATCATCATCTTTCTACTGAGTAAATACGAAAACTTTCAGAATCACTAACTAAAGGCATACGCTCGTGCACATGGATATTACTGCATCTGCTGACCCTTCTAAATCTACTTTGCTATAGCATTAACTTAGCATAACATAAGACCTGGCAGCCACAGGCCCAggttataaaaatatttcttttagcCTTCTGCAGAGAAAGCCTGAAACTCAGTTTATTTGTCATTCTTAGCATAATGAATTACAtctgcagacaaaaaaaaaaaaaaaaaaaaaaggattatgcACTTTTCCAAAGCATTATGTAAAAGTCTGTGCTTGTTGACACAGAAAACATGGTTGCCCTTCTTAATTACTGAATATTCCAGACTTTGTATCTCCAAATTTTCCTCACTATATTCTGTCTCTGCTCCCCAATTTGCTGTTGATCATACGAAGTCCCACTAATCTCAGCCACAAACCAAGTAAACTTAGAAATTGCCTACAGCCAAGCAAACTGCAGGTTTCTGGAAAAGAGTCAAAATATGGAATATTAGAggaatttcaaaataaagtgtgttttaataaaagacATTCGTATCAGTGCCAAATGCTGTACTACACTCACTCCATGTCGGACCACGTAGTTTTTGGGTTGCGAGCCAAACAAGAAATGAAACCAACTACATACAATATGTTGTTAGAAATACACAAACTGTAAAATTACTTGCTTTTCCTATTTTAACTACAGTATTCTTAGTAATTATACGTACTAGACTGTAAAAATTActtgttggtttgttgggttttgtttgtttgttggttgtttttatattttttttaggtACTTTTAAACACTTCATTAGAAGGCCAACTAGCTGGTTTGGAAGTTATGATATTGTAGAATGAATTTAAGCGACCATATCTTAGTTTTGCTTACATACCTTAAGTGTTGGATCCAAAATAAATGAGTAAGAATGAAAATCAGACATGAGAGTGGACAACAGCAACATACCTTTTCTTACAAGTTGCTGAAGTTTTATGGCAAATAAATTGTTTACCAGCAGAagcttcaaaattattttgaattaacATATGCTTTTGCCCAGTCTGATGAGGAAAATGTATCATAGACAGACTTGCTTTTACATCTGTAACAAAACATACCTGTCCCAGTCAAAAGTCCAGCACTCTTCTTTCGTGCATAAGCGCGTAAGTGGTTGGACAGGCTAACAGCACTTGTAAACGTCGTATTGCAATGCACACACGTTCTAAGCTTCACAGGCATACCTAtcattcaaaagaaaactaTAATCCAGCTCtcttcaaaaaatgaaattctcaAAGCGTTGTAAAAAGTTTTCTGCAATAAAGAtggtttaaaatatattcactgCATTGACGCAACTGTTTAGTATATTAGAAGGATCCAAGTTAACCGTTATTAGTTTTCCATGTAGTGCTTTAAGCCAAACCatgttatttgaaaaagaacagaaaggaggCAACTTGAGCCCGTTAGGCTACTCTGCATTTAATACCTACTATCAAGTTCCTACAGATCTCCACATTATGAAGCTCTAATCCCAAAATGCAATCCTGCAATTTGAATAGCACAATTCTGTTGAGAAATTTCGGACCGTGCAACATTTCCaataaagagaatttaaaaagtCTAGTTGACAAAGTGGTAATTAAAAGTGTTTTACCCATAAGACTGAAGCGCTCAATGCTAAATTAGGCTGCTGTTGAAGGCTTGGAGAAAAAGGTGGTAAAACACACCACTGAACAGCTGTtagacaaaacattttgttcagtgCATTTTCTGTTCATTACTTTAGATGCGCAATTGATAATGAAAGTTAATGATTTGAAGTTTTTTGCTAAAATCTTTGTGCTAAATAAATGATCAACAAAGCAACATGCCATTTATCACAGGAAAACAGTGAAACAATACTGAACTCCTCACTTACCAGACAAAGAAACCATTATAACTTATCCCCTGCTCAACTTCACCATAATATTTCTCCCTTCATTTTACCAAAGATAGATTGTTTTGGTCAACTAATATTTCAAGTTCTCTACTAATAAATTATTagaagaattaataaaaaagctAAAACTACTCAGCTGGAAAGCCTCTgtctgcaggaaagaaagaatccTATTCTCCAGCAGCCCACAGAAGACATGctgttttttttcaggcaagTTACAGAAGAAGAACACCTGGTTGgtaaaaactttttaaaaaactaaaaccagaattagaaatatttgcctttttaggaaaaagagaagaatttcAACTtgatgttaaatattttcttattaacTCAACTGGCACAGTGCGTTAGTTGTCAAATTCTGTTACCTCAGCCACAGATAATTACAGGGCCCCATTCGTAACTGTTAGTACTATGCAAGcatatgtttttttttacctgGTTGTTCATCACAACCAAACAGGCACTACCTAGTATTCAGCGGTGAATATTAAACAGAAAGCATTACACAGTGTCAGGTTTGGCAAGCTATTCCTTTAGCATTGTTTTTCAAATCATTAAGCCTGTCAAAGATACACTTCCTTTATTAAGCAATCTCCTGTCTTAAAGGACAACCACAGACGTCCAGAAGACATTAAATGTAATTCTGTTCCACCTCTACTATGTCATTTTAGAAAGCCACCTTTGTAAAGAAATTGATTGCCACGCTTTTGTAGTCCCCTAAAAGAACTTCTGAGCACATTGGATTGTTGTcggttttatttgtttaaaggAAGACAAGAACATAGGTGAAAAAGTAGTAGGCACTGCCAGTTTTACTAACCTGCACTGGGTAATAACAAGAAAACGAACAGAACCAAAAAAAGTCAGGGGTATAAAAATAAGATCCTGCTCCTCAATCTCAAGAATCCTGCAGCATTATAAGGTGGTGtccaaacaagaaaacaggTAAATGCAAGCTCTACATACACATTAAAAAGGATGTTGTAAGAATTCCCCAAGACTAGAAATAACTCTTATGTGACAAATAGGTTAAAAACATCACTCTAAAAGCCTGCTCTATTAGTATACAGAGTATCTACAAAGTTGATTATAGAATTGTTTCATTAGCACAATTCTCAGTGGAGGGGCAATCTCTGTCCGTATCAGTCAGGGGCTGTGCATTAGAAAGCTGCTGGCTACAACTGTATTCCAACAAAGCTTGAACCAGCACAGGTCTTCACTCAGAATAGCCAGGCCCTAAGCAAGCATCAGTTTCTCACAGCAGCCGcagttttgaaacaaacaaGAATTAATCTATGTTGTAAGAGTATGTTTGCCTAAAATCATCCAAATTAGTTGACAGTGATTCACCAATTTGGAATATTATGCATTTATAATGGTACCAACAGTTCTGTTAGTTTGAGCAAATGCTGCTTTGCACAAACctcaaagatttattttaaattaagtagtTCCCAAACCAGCTGTTTTAATGCCTAGAAACAGTGTTACAAGCCCAAACATTTCAGAACTGTTAGTCTACCAAATATGCACAGACACTTCAACTTGTTATTGCAGGATGTGTCTTCTTCCCTACTGAAGCTCATTTTGTGTCCACTTTGAAATTGTATGCCCAGCCATATGCAGAACAGGAACTATGTTCCATGCAAAAACCCCTCAGTGctgctgagggtttttttcactttaggAAAAGCATGTCACAAAAATTTGCTGTGCTACCTCTTGCAGTCAGTGTCCTCTGGAAATGAAACAAGAATTAAATGAACAGCATCCCAACTAAAATACTCTGCATTTGTACATTTTCTATGAATTAAAGGATTCTTTGGGATGTTGTCAAGACAGCTAGAAACATCTTCTTACCTGACTGCATAGTCAAGTCCATTTTTTGTGGCTGATACATCAATGGACTGTCTTCATTTAATGGAAGAACACATTTCTGAACAAACCTCTTTCTTGCAGTTTGATTATGAATTTTTTGAGGAGAAATATCAGGATTCCTTTCTTCTCCTAACCTCTTATTTTTCAGGAGTTCTATCAGTGTAAGcgactgactttttttttcaccatgtagtactgcttttgtttcatCACATTCATTTAGGAAACTCAGCCCTTCTTCCTCCGATGCAGACACAGATGTATCTTCAGTCTTTAGGCCATTATGGTATGCTTCAAGAGGTATAACATTCTGAGATAAAAAGTCATCATTTGATGCAAATTTCTGAGCAACAAACGGTCTGGGAATAATGCGGCGACTGTTCAAAGCCTTTAGGATTTTTTCATACTTCTCTTCGTTTTGCATCATCTCATTCAGAACACAGATTGGAGACTTGTGTGCGTCCCACTTGGTTTTGCCAAGTCTCTTCAGGTGTCCTCGCACATGATTAGACAATCCAATTTTAGTATCAAACCAGCCTCCACAGAGCTGACACGTATGCTCAGAGGAAGTTTCAGATTTCTCAATtgctacaaagaaaataattatcatttttttttacaattataTACAGTTAAACATTACAATAGCAAATCACAAGGACAAGAGAGGCTTTACAACAAGATAAAGCAAGTCTTGTTTAGTGCTCAATAAATCCCTTTGTCCCCTCTACTTCAgacccaaattaaaaaaaccaaaccaaaacaaaaaacaacttaCCTTTTCTAACACGTTTAACAGGAGTTCCTGTTCCAgtccttttaaaatgttgcattttgtCACTTGTTGCTATCTGTTCTGGTGAAACAACATGACGGGCTTCATAGCTTAGTCCAGCTCTGTGAAGATGTCCTCTGACATGATTGGACAATCCAACACCTGTTTCAAAGGTTGCTGGACAGTATGGGCAGGACTTCTTTTCAAGCGACAAATCAGTCCAATGGAAAACTGAGTTATGCTTTGGCAATGCTGATCCTACATTTTCTAAATTCTGAGGATCATGCAAATCATGCAAGAAGTTACTACCCTCAGCATCTTCATAATACTCAAAATAAAAGCCATCATTCTGCTCATAACTAAGTGAAGATTTATCACCAGCTTCATGATCTTCCATTTTACCTTTGAATATGGGGAATAGGTTTACATGCTCTTGATTAATATCACTGTAAGATTCATCCTCCACAGACTGTGTAGTGTAATCACATAGTTCAACATTATCCCATGAACTTTCATCCTCCGTTTcatagctgtcttttttttcagcagagttAAGTTTCTGTAAAACAACAACAGTCATTTTATGCAGAAAATCTGGATAGCAATCCAAATCATCTCCTGTAACAGAGCCTTCCCTCTTGGATTCTTTAACCACTCTTTTTACAGCTACATGCCTACGATCTTTACAGCCTTCTGCCCTTTTGCAATCAAGATTATTTGAATCCATGACAAAACAATTATTATGGGGACTACttgatgaagaaaataaatgtaaagaaCTGACAGAGTTGgactcttccttttttaaatgcaaaggatAAGAGTCACTAGATTTTTTAATCATCCTGTAGTTTTCATATTTGTGTCTATATAAATAATTACCGCTTGTTTTGACACtagctttctgctttgctgcttgATGAAAACATTTAGGTTTCTGGTCAATGCTATTTCTAATCAAAAAGGTCTTGTTTGTAGAATTTAGATTGCACACACTTACAGATGACTGTGAAACGCTTTTCCGAGCCTTCTGTATCCTGTAGGGTCTCTTGTGAAGTTTTGCGAAGTTACTGGACTGTGAAGTAGAGCCAAATGATCTTTTTACatcctgttttaaaacagagttCTTTGGAAAAGTAGAAGATTGTTTGATCAACTGTTTTGTCCTGCTACCAAAATCTAAAGATTCTTCTATTatgctgcctttccttttttctagtCTAAGATGGCTACCAAAGGGATCAATGCATGATGCTGGGTGCAAATATTCCACgtgttttttcaaaatgcttctaGCTGAAGTAGTAAATGGACACATCTTACACATATATGTTGATGACTTTTTTGAGGATCCTAAATACGGATCTTTCAAGGATGACTTTTTCTGTGTTCTCCTCTGGGACATGTCGCTACCAATAATTGAACATTTGACTACTGCTCCATGAGCGATCCCTCGATGGCATTCCAGTTCATTTTCTGTCACAGCCATGAAATTGCATTCCTCACAGCAGTAATACCTTTTATCTTTTTCATGGGTCTTCGCATGCTGCACAAATGTTTTGGGACAATTGGTACCAAATACACACTGTGGGCACTGTAACCGTGCACTCCTACCCTCATCCTGAAGTTCTTTCAGCTCACGGATTTCTTCCATCAGTTTCTGCCTTCTTTCCTGGTGAATTATCATATGTTTAAGAAGTGAATTACGATCTCGAAATGTCCTTCCACATTCCCTACATGCATAGGGCCTGGGAACATTGAGATGTCGGAAATGACTGTTCCCATCTAAATGGTACATCATATGCCTATGCAGATGTTTCTTCTCCCTAAAATTCACATTGCACTTTGTACAGGGATAAAATGATGGTTCATCAGTACTGAAAGTAGATGGCGATTCAGAATCATTCtgttcacatttattttttaaaggattagAAAGAAAAGTGCTAGTGTGAACAGGAGAAGTATCTTCTGCACAGTTACTAGTGGGACTATAAATGAGCTGCTGGATAGCATCAACAGCTTCCAGCTCTTCATCTGTGGATTCAGGCTTTACTTTACTCAATGAATATTTTTGTGGTTCTACTATCTGTATCTCCTCATTCTGCTCTAAGAAGTCAACAGTTAATAGTTTTGATTTACTAGGAATACAACTGGTATCACCAAAACAGTCTTCAGTATAGCGTGTTATTTTACTAacatccattttcctttttcgCTTTTTTTCTAAGCCTGCTTTACAGTGAATGGGAGACTTCTCTATTGTTTCTTCATTTGTCATAAGAAACTGTATAAACTCTTTTTGTGGATCCCAGCTGGGATCACATCCCGATCTGAAACCACCTGTACCTGAGGAAATGCCTGTTAATGTATCAACACAATCATCTTTTACTAGTAAATTTTTATCATCCTCACAAACTTCTACTTGGCCTACTAAAGTGCTATCTACACTATTTCCTACTGATTTCTGTGAATCACAACCAATTGAAGCAGAGGTAGGTAGATTTTTAATGGAATGAGTCAGGTTCTTAGCATGTGCTACATcaggtaacaaaaataaaacttggtGCTGATTTGATTTCTGTGTTGTACTCTTTGCAGGCAGCTGAAGATCATGAACCACTGTCAAAGTTGAGCAGGAATCTGTGTGATGACCTACAGGCTGTGCAGTGGTTAATGAAACACTGCCTTTATTCATAATGGAAGTCTTAGTTGAGGTGGAGTGTGAAACTGGTCCATTAACAGCAGTTCCTCTAGACAAGATAAAGTTTTCACTAGAAACAGTAGGAGCACCAGTGTGTATAAATAGAGAAGTCTGGCCTCCACTTAAGGCTTTTTCAGATCTGTCCCTTGATAGCTCCTCAGGCAGAGTCAATGTATTGTTCTTCTGAAATGACGTGTTGCTCTCTTGTGGTTTAGGAATGCCACCTTCTTCCTCAGATATGAAATTATCATCACATAggatttcttcctcttctttagcACCAGTGACTTcagtatttatttctaaatcatCCATATTGCTGGTCTGTCCATTAAGTACATTTAcactaaaaaacaaacaagaaaagaatcAGGCAATCACAGAAATAATGGCaattttaatttacagttttCTTCAGGATCACCCTTCTTCATACTCTAatctaaaaatatgttttgaacttgttaaaaatgtaattttttaaatttaggatATTAAAGACATGTTTAAAATTAACCgatgaagtaattaaaaaattataccTTTTTGCTATGCTATATTAACAACCATACAGCAAACTAGTCATTGCCCACTATCACAGTTCAAAAAAGCCTGAACACCCATACGCAAGCAAGATGGGGGGAATGAGATTGTCAAAAACTGTGCAAATACATTCTACAAGTAGATTAACATAAACACAAGAGTTTATCTTTAGTTGTTTTCTAAAAGTAAAACAAGGCATCTGCTAGTAATTTTAgtgattttcaaaaaaaaaagcaaatcataCTTCCCTTTAGCACCCAGGAAACTAAAATAATCTTTATGTATCAAGGTAGCACTTTTTTCAAAGTGCTTCTATACAACTGACCTGATGCTACACAGAAGCCTGCAGAAGTGTTAACTTTAGTattaaaggagaaaacacaACTAAGCTGATTTTGAACATCTGATTACTGATAGAGACATAGCAAAGAATCAAACtcactgaagaaattaaatgtctTCCCATTCCCTTCTTACAAAAGGATTCTCCTTGCTTTAAAATGAATCAGTCAGATCTTGGTTATGTTATAAGGCCATTTTAAGTGGTAAGCAAATCAAATAGCATCTTCTCAAAGGtgggaaaaaccccacaattagaaagaaacatttaattagGATTTACATACCAGAGGAAATCACCATGTTGAATCCAGAGCATGACAATAATAGTATCTGCTAGTACAGAGAACTACTACATATTGATTCCTTCTGGGAGACCTTGTGTACATAAATACAAGTGACTTCCATTCATACACAAAATCATCTACGAAATGCTTAGTGACCACAAAAGAGTTGCCTACACGTGAAAAAATCAGTGTGTAATAAACAGGAGTGTGAACTTAAGTCTACCCTGGCATTTACCTCTTACATGGGTCCTCGGAACACAGTAAGCATAAGGTATTTAAACACCCATCTAGGAGTTGGAAACATCTAtctgtattttacagaaatcaCATATTTTACCCTTAAAGAGCACTATTCATTTTGATCTTCTGGGGGATTTGATTCCTGCCATCACATACTTAGGTTCAATTACTAATTAAGATTTTGACTACAGCTCAGTTAAAAGGAGTCATACCTAGACTCTTTGAATTAAGATGTTATAACTCACAACTAATATCCATGGCTCCCTGCAATGGTCCTTCACCAAAATCAAGGAAGACCACTCTTGACATCCTTTTTTCCTAAGGAGAGAAAACAACCTGGTTAAACAACACCACTTTCATCTTTATACGTCACTCTCTAAAATGAATCCAGCATTTCTATTAGCTTTTCAATTCAACATTATGATAGCTATCCACACGATTCAAAGCTAGCT comes from Haliaeetus albicilla chromosome 8, bHalAlb1.1, whole genome shotgun sequence and encodes:
- the ZNF644 gene encoding zinc finger protein 644 isoform X2; protein product: MDDLEINTEVTGAKEEEEILCDDNFISEEEGGIPKPQESNTSFQKNNTLTLPEELSRDRSEKALSGGQTSLFIHTGAPTVSSENFILSRGTAVNGPVSHSTSTKTSIMNKGSVSLTTAQPVGHHTDSCSTLTVVHDLQLPAKSTTQKSNQHQVLFLLPDVAHAKNLTHSIKNLPTSASIGCDSQKSVGNSVDSTLVGQVEVCEDDKNLLVKDDCVDTLTGISSGTGGFRSGCDPSWDPQKEFIQFLMTNEETIEKSPIHCKAGLEKKRKRKMDVSKITRYTEDCFGDTSCIPSKSKLLTVDFLEQNEEIQIVEPQKYSLSKVKPESTDEELEAVDAIQQLIYSPTSNCAEDTSPVHTSTFLSNPLKNKCEQNDSESPSTFSTDEPSFYPCTKCNVNFREKKHLHRHMMYHLDGNSHFRHLNVPRPYACRECGRTFRDRNSLLKHMIIHQERRQKLMEEIRELKELQDEGRSARLQCPQCVFGTNCPKTFVQHAKTHEKDKRYYCCEECNFMAVTENELECHRGIAHGAVVKCSIIGSDMSQRRTQKKSSLKDPYLGSSKKSSTYMCKMCPFTTSARSILKKHVEYLHPASCIDPFGSHLRLEKRKGSIIEESLDFGSRTKQLIKQSSTFPKNSVLKQDVKRSFGSTSQSSNFAKLHKRPYRIQKARKSVSQSSKLNSAEKKDSYETEDESSWDNVELCDYTTQSVEDESYSDINQEHVNLFPIFKGKMEDHEAGDKSSLSYEQNDGFYFEYYEDAEGSNFLHDLHDPQNLENVGSALPKHNSVFHWTDLSLEKKSCPYCPATFETGVGLSNHVRGHLHRAGLSYEARHVVSPEQIATSDKMQHFKRTGTGTPVKRVRKAIEKSETSSEHTCQLCGGWFDTKIGLSNHVRGHLKRLGKTKWDAHKSPICVLNEMMQNEEKYEKILKALNSRRIIPRPFVAQKFASNDDFLSQNVIPLEAYHNGLKTEDTSVSASEEEGLSFLNECDETKAVLHGEKKSQSLTLIELLKNKRLGEERNPDISPQKIHNQTARKRFVQKCVLPLNEDSPLMYQPQKMDLTMQSGMPVKLRTCVHCNTTFTSAVSLSNHLRAYARKKSAGLLTGTALDCKQKKSRSRSGSKKKMLPLPHSADEVYILRCRFCGLVFRGPLSVQEDWIKHLQRHIVNANLPRTGAGMVEVTSLLKKPASITETSFSLLMAEAAS
- the ZNF644 gene encoding zinc finger protein 644 isoform X1, giving the protein MDDLEINTEVTGAKEEEEILCDDNFISEEEGGIPKPQESNTSFQKNNTLTLPEELSRDRSEKALSGGQTSLFIHTGAPTVSSENFILSRGTAVNGPVSHSTSTKTSIMNKGSVSLTTAQPVGHHTDSCSTLTVVHDLQLPAKSTTQKSNQHQVLFLLPDVAHAKNLTHSIKNLPTSASIGCDSQKSVGNSVDSTLVGQVEVCEDDKNLLVKDDCVDTLTGISSGTGGFRSGCDPSWDPQKEFIQFLMTNEETIEKSPIHCKAGLEKKRKRKMDVSKITRYTEDCFGDTSCIPSKSKLLTVDFLEQNEEIQIVEPQKYSLSKVKPESTDEELEAVDAIQQLIYSPTSNCAEDTSPVHTSTFLSNPLKNKCEQNDSESPSTFSTDEPSFYPCTKCNVNFREKKHLHRHMMYHLDGNSHFRHLNVPRPYACRECGRTFRDRNSLLKHMIIHQERRQKLMEEIRELKELQDEGRSARLQCPQCVFGTNCPKTFVQHAKTHEKDKRYYCCEECNFMAVTENELECHRGIAHGAVVKCSIIGSDMSQRRTQKKSSLKDPYLGSSKKSSTYMCKMCPFTTSARSILKKHVEYLHPASCIDPFGSHLRLEKRKGSIIEESLDFGSRTKQLIKQSSTFPKNSVLKQDVKRSFGSTSQSSNFAKLHKRPYRIQKARKSVSQSSVSVCNLNSTNKTFLIRNSIDQKPKCFHQAAKQKASVKTSGNYLYRHKYENYRMIKKSSDSYPLHLKKEESNSVSSLHLFSSSSSPHNNCFVMDSNNLDCKRAEGCKDRRHVAVKRVVKESKREGSVTGDDLDCYPDFLHKMTVVVLQKLNSAEKKDSYETEDESSWDNVELCDYTTQSVEDESYSDINQEHVNLFPIFKGKMEDHEAGDKSSLSYEQNDGFYFEYYEDAEGSNFLHDLHDPQNLENVGSALPKHNSVFHWTDLSLEKKSCPYCPATFETGVGLSNHVRGHLHRAGLSYEARHVVSPEQIATSDKMQHFKRTGTGTPVKRVRKAIEKSETSSEHTCQLCGGWFDTKIGLSNHVRGHLKRLGKTKWDAHKSPICVLNEMMQNEEKYEKILKALNSRRIIPRPFVAQKFASNDDFLSQNVIPLEAYHNGLKTEDTSVSASEEEGLSFLNECDETKAVLHGEKKSQSLTLIELLKNKRLGEERNPDISPQKIHNQTARKRFVQKCVLPLNEDSPLMYQPQKMDLTMQSALDCKQKKSRSRSGSKKKMLPLPHSADEVYILRCRFCGLVFRGPLSVQEDWIKHLQRHIVNANLPRTGAGMVEVTSLLKKPASITETSFSLLMAEAAS